ACGCGGCTGCCCAAGGCCCTGTTCGATGGAACCGTCCACGAGCCGGCCATGTGGCAGGCGGTAAAGGCGTACCTGGCCAACCAGCGGCAGGCTACGGCGTCCACCCGGACCCGGGCCGAGGTGTCGGGGGGCAACCGCAAGCCGTGGCGGCAGAAGGGAACCGGCCGCGCCCGCCAGGGCTCGACCCGCTCGCCACATTGGCGAGGTGGCGGCGCCGTCTTCGGGCCGCAGCCGGTACGGAACTACCACCAGGACCTGCCCAAGCAGGTGCGCTGGCTGGCGCGTCGCTCCGCCTACAACACACGGGCGCAAGACGGAGCGGTCTGGGTGGTTCAGCAGCTCGACTTCGACGCCCCCCGCACCAGGCGCGTCACGGGACTGCTCGGGAACCTGGGTGTCGCCGGCAACGTCCTGCTGCTGACGGACGGGCACAAGCCGCTCGTCTACCTATCCGCCCGCAACCTACCGGGCGTGCGCGTCCGGCCGTTCGGGCAGGAGTCCGCTTACGACGTGCTGTGGGCGGACAGCCTGGTCATCGAGGAAGCGGCGCTCAAACGCGCGCGGGAGGTGGCACATGCGTGATCCGCGCGACGTCCTGATCCGCCCCGTAGTGACGGAGCGTTCGACGGCGCTGGCCGACGCACAGGCGGCCTACACCTTCGTGGTGGCGCCGGCGGCCAACAAGCTCGAGATCCGTCGCGCCGTGGAATCGCTGTTCGGCGTCCGCGTCATCGACGTCCGGACCATGAACTACCGGGGCAAGTGGCGCCGCGTCGGCCGCAGCCTGGGCCGCCGCCCGGGCTACAAGAAAGCGGTGGTCCGGCTGGCAGCGGGCGAGCGCATCGACGTCTACGAGGGAACCTAGGCCGTTGCCTGAATTGCGAGCATAGCACCCATGCCCATTAAGAAGTTCAAGCCGGTGACACCCGGCACCCGGTTCCGCTCCGTGAGCGCGTTCGAGGAGGTCACGCGGGAAGGGCCCGAACGCTCGTTGACCGAGCCGCTCAAGAAGACGGGCGGCCGGAACCATCACGGGCACATCACCTCGCGCAGGCGGGGCGGCGGCCACCGGAGACTCTACCGCCGCATCGATTTCCGGCGCGACAAGTGGGGAGTCCCCGCCCGCGTGGTCGCGGTCGAGTACGATCCGAACCGCTCGGCCAATATTGCGCTGCTCCAGTACGCGGACGGCGAGAAGCGCTACATCCTGCACCCGCGCGGGCTCGTGCCCGGCGAGACCGTGGTGAGCGGGCCGGGCTCCGACGTGCGCATTGGCAATGCCCTGCCCATCGGCGAGATGCCGCTGGGCACAGTGGTGCACAACATTGAGCTCAAGCCCCGGAAGGGCGGGCAGATCGTGCGCTCCGCCGGGGCCGGCGCCCAGGTGATGGCCAAGGAGGGGGACTACGTGACGCTCCGCCTGCCCTCGAGCGAGGTGCGCATGGTCCGCAAAGAGTGCCTGGCCACCATCGGCCAGTTGGGCAACGTGGACCACGAGCTCCAGAGCATCGGGAAGGCGGGTGCCAACCGTTGGCGGGGCCGGCGCCCGCGCGTGCGCGGCGTGGCCATGAACCCCGTGGACCACCCGCTGGGTGGTGGCGAGGGCAAGAGCTCGGGCGGCCGGCCGCCCACCTCGCCCTGGGGCAAACCGGAGGGGAAGAAGACGCGCAAGCACAAGAAGGAATCCAACAAGTACATCGTGCGCGGCCGCAAGCGCGGCAAGTCAACGCTGTAGGCCCAGCCAGGGGAAGGGCGACGCAGGCATGAGCAGATCGATCAAGAAGGGACCCTACATCGACGGCAAGCTGCTCGAAAAGGTCGAGCGGATGAACGCGCGAGGGGAAAAGCGGGTGCTGAAGACGTGGGCCCGCGCTTCGACCATCTCGCCCGAGTTCGTCGGGCATACGCTGGCCGTGCACAACGGTAACAAGTTCATCCCGGTCTATATCACAGAGAACATGGTCGGCCACAAGCTGGGCGAGTTTGCGCCCACCCGCCTCTTCCGGGGGCATGGTGGCAAGCTGGCCGACAAGCGAGCAAGAGTGAAGTAGACGAGCATGGAAGCCCGGGCAGTATCCAAGTACGTGCGCCAGAGTCCGCGCAAGATGCGGCTGGTAGCCGACCTGATCCGCGGCAGAGCGGTAGGCGAGGCGTACGCCATCCTGCGCTTCT
This is a stretch of genomic DNA from Gemmatimonadota bacterium. It encodes these proteins:
- the rpsS gene encoding 30S ribosomal protein S19, with the translated sequence MSRSIKKGPYIDGKLLEKVERMNARGEKRVLKTWARASTISPEFVGHTLAVHNGNKFIPVYITENMVGHKLGEFAPTRLFRGHGGKLADKRARVK
- the rplB gene encoding 50S ribosomal protein L2, which encodes MPIKKFKPVTPGTRFRSVSAFEEVTREGPERSLTEPLKKTGGRNHHGHITSRRRGGGHRRLYRRIDFRRDKWGVPARVVAVEYDPNRSANIALLQYADGEKRYILHPRGLVPGETVVSGPGSDVRIGNALPIGEMPLGTVVHNIELKPRKGGQIVRSAGAGAQVMAKEGDYVTLRLPSSEVRMVRKECLATIGQLGNVDHELQSIGKAGANRWRGRRPRVRGVAMNPVDHPLGGGEGKSSGGRPPTSPWGKPEGKKTRKHKKESNKYIVRGRKRGKSTL
- a CDS encoding 50S ribosomal protein L23, which translates into the protein MRDPRDVLIRPVVTERSTALADAQAAYTFVVAPAANKLEIRRAVESLFGVRVIDVRTMNYRGKWRRVGRSLGRRPGYKKAVVRLAAGERIDVYEGT
- the rplD gene encoding 50S ribosomal protein L4, whose translation is MFKAPVFTADGEKQGETRLPKALFDGTVHEPAMWQAVKAYLANQRQATASTRTRAEVSGGNRKPWRQKGTGRARQGSTRSPHWRGGGAVFGPQPVRNYHQDLPKQVRWLARRSAYNTRAQDGAVWVVQQLDFDAPRTRRVTGLLGNLGVAGNVLLLTDGHKPLVYLSARNLPGVRVRPFGQESAYDVLWADSLVIEEAALKRAREVAHA